Proteins found in one Canis lupus baileyi chromosome 18, mCanLup2.hap1, whole genome shotgun sequence genomic segment:
- the GNGT1 gene encoding guanine nucleotide-binding protein G(T) subunit gamma-T1 isoform X5: MPVINIEDLTEKDKLKMEVDQLKKEVTLERMLVSKCCEEVRDYVEERSGEDPLVKGIPEDKNPFKELKGGCVIS, encoded by the exons ATGCCAGTGATTAATATTGAAGACTTGACAGAAAAGGACAAATTGAAGATGGAAGTTGACCAGCTCAAGAAAGAAGTGACCCTGGAAAGAATGCTG gTCTCCAAATGTTGTGAAGAAGTAAGGGATTATGTTGAAGAAAGATCTGGGGAAGATCCACTAGTAAAGGGCATCCCAGAGGACAAAAATCCCTTCAAGGAGCTCAAAGGAGGCTGTGtgatttcataa